One genomic region from Anopheles bellator chromosome 2, idAnoBellAS_SP24_06.2, whole genome shotgun sequence encodes:
- the LOC131209345 gene encoding 15-hydroxyprostaglandin dehydrogenase [NAD(+)]-like, with translation MDLKNKTALVTGAATGLGRAFSEELLKHGARVLICDLDSDAGELAVEELGKQYGSRVLFFHCDVTDYIQFEEAFEYADSMLRGIDIVINNAEIMNDNFWELEVDVNLNGAIRGTLLAQKFMGAGRAGDGGVLVNIGSGVSLRPQLSTPIYTATKHAILGLTKACGDPFHYNETKVRAFAYCPGPIEHPSSHNKRFMVPAFEKAKDIDMTGVQWQKMEHVAKELIPLIKNAPSGTIWSVAGGKPPKEIPYCSL, from the exons ATggatttgaaaaacaaaaccgcacTTGTgaccggtgccgccaccgggtTAGGGAGGGCTTTCAGTGAGGAACTGTTGAAGCATGGCGCTAGG GTCCTGATTTGTGATCTGGATTCCGATGCCGGCGAGCTGGCGGTAGAGGAACTCGGGAAGCAGTACGGTTCACGCGTATTGTTTTTCCACTGTGACGTCACGGACTACATCCAGTTTGAAG AGGCATTCGAGTACGCAGACAGCATGCTCAGAGGAATCGACATTGTGATAAACAACGCAGAGATCATGAATGACAATTTTTGGGAATTGGAGGTGGACGTAAACCTGAACGGGGCCATCCGTGGCACATTATTGGCCCAGAAGTTTATGGGAGCGGGAAGGGCGGGCGACGGTGGTGTGTTGGTGAACATCGGTTCCGGTGTCAGCCTTAGACCACAGCTGTCCACTCCCATTTACACGGCCACCAAGCACGCCATCCTCGGGCTGACCAAGGCCTGCGGTGATCCGTTTCACTACAATGAGACGAAGGTGCGAGCATTCGCGTACTGCCCAGGGCCCATAGAGCACCCTTCCTCGCACAACAAACGCTTTATGGTTCCGGCTTTCGAGAAGGCCAAAGATATCGATATGACAGGGGTGCAGTGGCAAAA gATGGAACACGTGGCCAAAGAATTGATACCGTTGATCAAAAATGCACCCTCGGGAACCATCTGGAGTGTGGCTGGGGGCAAGCCGCCGAAGGAGATACCGTACTGCAGTTTGTAA